From one Mycolicibacterium sp. HK-90 genomic stretch:
- the phnE gene encoding phosphonate ABC transporter, permease protein PhnE, whose product MSTDLTERPAPSAPPVPDRRPLPGLLQLISVGALVATIIAAWSIDFAPATLLNGFDEVVALLERMIPPRLDDPGRIGGLAVETLLMAVLGTVLAAIASVPLAFLAARNTTPHPAVHAVARAISTFCRAMPDLLFAVLLVRALGIGVLPGILALALHSIGMLGKLFADAIEQTDAGPREAVRSTGVGYFREMLNAVVPQVVPSWIATFIYRIDINLRMSVVLGFVGAGGIGFALQDALRGLIYPRALGIACVILAIIAAMELLSIVIRRMLLDSSHSNPVRERAARFLFGGALAAVCLAALVVLKISPLALFTWVGPAIEVFARMIPPNFSALGSELFAAAGQTVAIGVVSTAIGVVLSIPVGVLAARNVTPHPAVYWLARGWILVVRAVPDLILAVVFVAALGLGPIAGTCALAIGSIGFLAKLVADAIEEIDPGPLEAVRSVGGGWWKTLFSAVIPQAMPAMVGSSLYLFDVNVRTSTILGIVGAGGVGYLLFESIRTLNFDVAGAIVIVIFVIVYAIERLSGWIRSRLV is encoded by the coding sequence GTGAGCACCGACCTGACCGAGCGCCCGGCCCCGTCCGCGCCGCCGGTCCCCGACCGCAGGCCGCTGCCCGGCCTCCTGCAACTGATCTCGGTCGGCGCCCTGGTGGCCACCATCATCGCGGCCTGGTCGATCGACTTCGCCCCGGCCACCCTGCTGAACGGATTCGACGAGGTCGTCGCGCTGCTGGAGCGGATGATCCCGCCCCGGCTGGACGATCCGGGCCGCATCGGTGGACTGGCCGTCGAGACCTTGTTGATGGCCGTGCTCGGTACCGTGCTCGCGGCCATCGCCTCGGTACCGCTGGCGTTCCTGGCCGCCCGCAACACCACACCGCACCCGGCGGTGCACGCGGTGGCGCGGGCCATCAGCACGTTCTGCCGGGCCATGCCGGATCTGCTGTTCGCGGTGCTGCTCGTCCGGGCACTCGGAATCGGCGTCCTGCCAGGCATTCTCGCGCTGGCATTGCACTCGATCGGCATGCTCGGCAAGTTGTTCGCCGATGCCATCGAGCAGACCGACGCCGGACCGCGTGAGGCGGTGCGCAGCACCGGCGTCGGCTACTTCCGCGAGATGCTCAACGCCGTCGTCCCACAGGTCGTCCCGTCCTGGATCGCCACCTTCATCTACCGGATCGACATCAACCTGCGGATGTCGGTGGTGCTCGGCTTCGTCGGTGCCGGGGGTATCGGCTTCGCGTTGCAGGATGCGTTGCGCGGCTTGATCTATCCGCGAGCGCTCGGCATCGCCTGCGTCATCCTGGCGATCATCGCCGCGATGGAACTGCTGTCGATCGTGATCCGGCGGATGCTGCTGGATTCCAGCCACTCGAACCCGGTCCGCGAGCGCGCCGCCCGGTTCCTCTTCGGCGGTGCGCTGGCCGCTGTCTGCCTGGCCGCACTGGTGGTGCTCAAGATCAGTCCGCTGGCCCTGTTCACCTGGGTAGGACCGGCGATCGAGGTGTTCGCCCGGATGATCCCGCCCAACTTCTCGGCCCTCGGTAGTGAATTGTTCGCTGCCGCAGGTCAAACCGTCGCGATCGGTGTGGTGTCCACGGCCATCGGCGTGGTGCTGTCGATCCCGGTCGGGGTCCTGGCCGCCCGCAACGTCACTCCGCACCCGGCGGTCTACTGGCTGGCGCGGGGCTGGATCCTGGTGGTGCGCGCGGTACCCGACCTGATCCTCGCCGTGGTGTTCGTCGCGGCACTGGGGCTCGGCCCCATCGCCGGCACCTGCGCGCTGGCCATCGGATCGATCGGCTTCCTGGCCAAACTGGTTGCCGACGCCATCGAGGAGATCGACCCGGGCCCGCTGGAGGCGGTCCGATCGGTGGGCGGAGGCTGGTGGAAGACGTTGTTCTCGGCGGTGATTCCGCAAGCCATGCCGGCGATGGTCGGCTCCAGCCTGTACCTGTTCGACGTCAACGTGCGGACCTCGACCATCCTCGGCATCGTCGGCGCGGGAGGCGTTGGGTACCTACTCTTCGAGTCCATCCGGACCCTGAACTTCGACGTCGCGGGAGCGATCGTCATCGTCATCTTCGTCATCGTCTACGCCATCGAAAGGTTGTCCGGATGGATCCGGTCCCGCCTCGTGTGA
- the phnC gene encoding phosphonate ABC transporter ATP-binding protein has translation MTTTGPHHPVAGDDLVVIARDVTKRFGDTLALDRVSLDVRRSEMLVLLGLSGSGKSTLLRCLNGLHPVTSGSVEVGGTHVDTASAKQLRALRRNVGFVFQHFNLVGRLSCLENVLIGGLGQLRFPRYGALTYPKAMRAEALSHLDRVGLADYADRRADTLSGGQQQRVAIARTLMQKPGLLLADEPVASLDPENAGVVMDLLFRVCIEEKLTVVCTLHQVDLALGWAHRLVGLRNGEKILDRPAVGMTRDDVMEIYQRVDPAAQSAARPS, from the coding sequence ATGACCACCACCGGACCTCACCATCCCGTCGCGGGCGACGACCTCGTCGTCATCGCCCGCGATGTCACCAAACGCTTCGGTGACACGCTGGCCCTGGACCGGGTCAGTCTCGATGTCCGGCGCAGCGAGATGCTGGTGCTGCTCGGCCTGTCCGGGTCGGGCAAGTCCACGCTGCTGCGCTGCCTCAACGGCCTGCACCCGGTCACCTCGGGCAGTGTCGAGGTCGGCGGTACCCACGTCGACACGGCGTCGGCCAAGCAGTTGCGGGCGCTGCGCCGCAATGTGGGGTTCGTGTTCCAGCATTTCAACCTGGTCGGCCGGTTGAGCTGTTTGGAGAATGTCCTGATCGGCGGCCTCGGACAGCTCCGGTTCCCCCGCTACGGTGCGCTGACCTACCCGAAGGCGATGCGGGCCGAGGCCCTCAGCCATCTGGACCGTGTCGGTCTGGCCGACTACGCCGACCGGCGCGCCGACACCCTCTCCGGAGGCCAACAGCAGCGGGTCGCGATCGCCCGCACTCTGATGCAGAAGCCCGGTCTGCTGCTGGCCGACGAGCCGGTCGCCTCGCTGGATCCCGAAAACGCCGGTGTGGTCATGGATCTGCTGTTCCGGGTGTGCATCGAGGAGAAGCTGACGGTGGTGTGCACGCTGCACCAGGTGGACCTCGCGCTGGGCTGGGCGCATCGCCTGGTCGGCCTGCGCAACGGTGAGAAGATCCTGGACCGGCCCGCGGTGGGGATGACGCGCGACGACGTCATGGAGATCTACCAGCGCGTCGACCCCGCAGCCCAATCGGCAGCCCGTCCGTCGTGA
- a CDS encoding phosphate/phosphite/phosphonate ABC transporter substrate-binding protein, with the protein MMFRTCRLAAVAAASAALVLSGCSSSDSSDAKTAQGFPETLTLAAIPAENSSDLKASYEPLIKLLEKETGSKVEFVQASDYAGVVEGIIANNVDLAFFGPFAYVVAGVNGAKITPVGAVIQEQGAKPGYQSYGLARADEANINGLKDFAGKKVCFVDPGSTSGFLYPTAGLIEAGVIKSGAEGDLSAAMSPIYAGGHDSSALAIANGDCDAGFAFDTMVDKTMIAKGDLKPGQLKTVWKSEMIAGSVFAANDALGSEAVGKLKTLFADKVNVTNLEAEGFCEGDACRITDERAWGFVPVEDSDYSGVRHVCDVTGSEKCKG; encoded by the coding sequence ATGATGTTTCGTACCTGTCGCCTTGCTGCCGTCGCAGCCGCCAGCGCCGCCCTCGTGTTGTCAGGCTGTTCGAGTTCCGACAGTTCCGACGCCAAGACCGCCCAGGGCTTCCCGGAAACCCTCACCCTGGCCGCGATCCCGGCCGAGAACTCCAGCGACCTCAAGGCCAGCTATGAGCCACTGATCAAGTTGTTGGAGAAGGAGACCGGCTCCAAGGTCGAGTTCGTCCAGGCCTCCGATTACGCCGGGGTGGTCGAGGGCATCATCGCCAACAACGTCGACCTGGCCTTCTTCGGACCGTTCGCCTACGTGGTCGCCGGGGTCAACGGCGCCAAGATCACCCCGGTCGGCGCGGTGATCCAGGAGCAGGGCGCCAAGCCCGGCTACCAGTCCTACGGACTGGCCCGTGCAGACGAGGCGAACATCAACGGCCTCAAGGACTTCGCGGGCAAGAAGGTGTGCTTCGTGGACCCGGGTTCGACGTCGGGATTCCTCTATCCGACCGCCGGGCTGATCGAGGCCGGGGTGATCAAGTCGGGCGCCGAGGGCGATCTGTCCGCGGCGATGTCGCCGATCTACGCCGGCGGGCACGATTCCTCGGCCCTGGCCATCGCCAACGGAGATTGCGACGCCGGCTTCGCGTTCGACACCATGGTCGACAAGACCATGATCGCCAAGGGTGATCTCAAGCCGGGCCAGCTCAAGACCGTGTGGAAGTCGGAGATGATCGCCGGTTCGGTGTTCGCCGCCAACGACGCGCTGGGCAGCGAGGCCGTCGGGAAGCTCAAGACCCTCTTCGCCGACAAGGTCAACGTCACCAACCTCGAGGCCGAGGGCTTCTGCGAGGGCGACGCCTGCCGGATCACCGACGAACGCGCCTGGGGATTCGTGCCGGTCGAGGATTCGGACTACAGCGGCGTGCGCCACGTCTGCGACGTCACCGGCTCCGAGAAGTGCAAGGGCTGA
- a CDS encoding GntR family transcriptional regulator — translation MSASAEPRVLKHQVVRAQLERLLDDLEVGDPFPAEREIAERFDVARETVRQALRELLLAGRIERRGRTTIVARPKILQPLSMGSYTEAVKEQGRTGGRILVGWSDLIADDILAGQLTIDVGAPILQLERVLTTDGIRVGLETTKLPAARYPGLRETFDYRESLYAEIRSRGIRFERTVDTIDTALPDSRESALLTVDSRTPMFLLNRVSYDQDGIPIEQRRSLYRGDRMTFTAVMTAS, via the coding sequence GTGTCCGCGAGTGCAGAACCACGAGTTCTCAAGCACCAGGTTGTCCGCGCGCAACTGGAGCGATTGCTCGACGACCTGGAGGTCGGCGACCCCTTCCCCGCGGAGCGCGAGATCGCCGAGCGCTTCGATGTCGCCCGCGAGACCGTCCGGCAGGCATTGCGAGAACTGTTGTTGGCCGGGCGGATTGAACGCCGCGGCCGGACCACCATCGTCGCGCGGCCCAAGATCCTGCAGCCCTTGTCCATGGGCTCCTACACCGAGGCGGTCAAGGAGCAGGGTCGCACCGGTGGGCGCATCCTGGTCGGCTGGAGCGACTTGATCGCCGACGACATCCTGGCCGGGCAGCTCACCATCGACGTGGGCGCACCGATCCTGCAACTGGAGCGAGTGCTGACCACCGACGGTATCCGGGTGGGTCTGGAGACCACCAAGCTGCCGGCCGCGCGGTACCCGGGATTGCGGGAGACCTTCGACTACCGCGAGTCGCTGTACGCCGAGATCCGCAGCCGCGGTATCCGCTTCGAGCGGACTGTCGACACCATCGACACCGCCCTGCCCGACTCCCGCGAATCGGCTCTCCTCACCGTGGACAGCCGCACCCCGATGTTTCTGCTCAACCGGGTGTCCTACGACCAGGACGGAATTCCGATCGAACAGCGGCGCTCGCTGTACCGGGGTGACCGGATGACGTTTACAGCGGTGATGACCGCCTCGTAG
- a CDS encoding helix-turn-helix transcriptional regulator, which produces MKLWDGDRPLSRRVILGEKAVATRGMSLRFAAERIDTTTDWCCFDDSRHLIFVHRAGHLRSMETDPDWGPSGRGVPQVGDIWVVPAGDKCASLVEGDTAEYCEIAIPDSLLGATTLVPRVKHRDPLIHQMVERIHDVADRDDALARLLTDSVSETLRLLITDMYTVNPPPLTERRPQTLDSATRSMIVAFLEESLDSDITLESLAQQANMPVGVFISAFRAAFHTTPYQYLLDRRIERAKSLLRHTARTITEISAMVGFSTPNHFATAFRRRVGVSPRVYRGNR; this is translated from the coding sequence ATGAAGCTATGGGATGGCGATCGGCCTCTGTCCCGCCGCGTCATTCTGGGTGAAAAGGCCGTTGCCACCCGCGGCATGTCGCTGCGATTCGCCGCCGAGCGGATCGACACCACGACCGATTGGTGCTGCTTCGACGACAGCCGCCATCTCATCTTCGTGCACCGCGCCGGGCACCTGCGCTCGATGGAGACCGACCCGGACTGGGGCCCCTCCGGCCGCGGCGTCCCGCAGGTGGGCGACATCTGGGTGGTGCCGGCCGGCGACAAGTGCGCGTCGTTGGTCGAAGGGGATACCGCGGAATACTGCGAGATCGCGATCCCGGACAGCCTGCTCGGCGCGACGACGCTGGTTCCCCGCGTCAAACACCGCGATCCGCTGATCCATCAGATGGTCGAGCGCATCCACGACGTCGCCGATCGCGACGATGCGCTAGCGCGGTTGCTCACCGACTCGGTGAGCGAAACCTTGCGGTTGTTGATCACCGACATGTACACGGTGAATCCCCCGCCCTTGACCGAACGCCGACCCCAGACCCTGGACTCGGCCACCCGCTCGATGATCGTCGCGTTCCTCGAGGAGAGTCTCGATTCCGATATCACGCTGGAATCGCTTGCCCAGCAAGCAAATATGCCGGTGGGCGTCTTCATCTCGGCATTCCGCGCGGCGTTTCACACCACGCCATATCAGTACCTGCTGGACCGGCGGATCGAACGTGCCAAGTCCCTGTTGCGGCACACCGCCCGGACGATCACGGAAATCAGTGCGATGGTGGGGTTTTCGACGCCCAACCACTTCGCCACGGCCTTCCGGCGCCGCGTCGGGGTGTCGCCTCGCGTCTACCGCGGCAACCGCTGA
- a CDS encoding maleylpyruvate isomerase family mycothiol-dependent enzyme, translating into MDSDTIWRHIDEQRGRLADLLDTLTPEQWATPSLCAGWTVREVAVHITQSHVGRGEALLAALKSGFRFDAMVRRVALEDPADPAAITARLRAMAGSRKRPPMTKEVDPLMDVLVHTQDICIPLGIDRPMPAEAAVAVADRLWHMKFPFAPQRDLPGYRFVATDTDFAAGPQWGALREAPIRDIVLMFSRRRDVPDSEPEADGDAD; encoded by the coding sequence ATGGACTCCGACACGATCTGGCGCCACATCGACGAACAACGTGGCCGGCTCGCCGATCTCCTCGACACCCTGACCCCCGAACAGTGGGCGACGCCGTCGCTGTGCGCGGGCTGGACGGTGCGCGAGGTCGCCGTCCACATCACGCAATCCCACGTGGGTCGCGGTGAAGCACTGCTGGCCGCACTCAAGTCGGGCTTCCGGTTCGATGCCATGGTCCGCCGGGTGGCGCTGGAGGACCCCGCCGATCCGGCAGCCATCACGGCACGCCTGCGCGCCATGGCGGGTTCGCGGAAGCGGCCACCGATGACCAAGGAAGTCGATCCGCTGATGGACGTTCTGGTGCACACTCAGGACATCTGCATCCCGCTCGGGATCGACCGTCCGATGCCTGCCGAGGCGGCCGTTGCCGTCGCGGATCGGTTGTGGCACATGAAGTTTCCCTTCGCTCCGCAACGCGATCTGCCGGGCTACCGCTTCGTGGCGACCGATACCGATTTCGCCGCCGGACCGCAGTGGGGTGCGCTGCGGGAGGCGCCGATCCGCGACATCGTGCTGATGTTCTCGCGACGACGCGATGTGCCCGATTCCGAACCCGAGGCCGACGGCGACGCGGACTGA
- a CDS encoding arylsulfatase, translating to MESTYDDMTETDPAPRGKLSRRSMLGGIAATGVGVAAAGALVSGCDDSNKTGGASADAGPPDYGTGINEGFNGKIELDVRDSQPDWKPFELKHAPEGAPNVLVVLFDDTGMASWSPYGGRINMPTLQRLADNGLTYSQWHTTALCSPTRSCMLTGRNHHVNRFASITEGSDGFPGAAARLPAQCATVGQVLQDNGYSTFWVGKDHNVPEEDVSSGGSKSEWPLQKGFDRFYGFLGGETNQWYPDLSEDNRFIEQPYPPEQGYHLSKDLADQAIRMLRDQRSSNPSKPWYMWFCPGANHAPHHSPEEYSAKYKGKFDDGYEAYREWVLARMVDKGILPEGTQLTPINPMPEDVASEADAVRPWDSLSPDEKKLFSRMAEVFAGFSEYTDAQVGRVVDYLDQTGQLDNTVIFYCADNGASGEGSPNGSVNENKFFNGYPDDLAENMKMLDRLGTPDTYNHYPTGWAVAFSTPFQMFKRYSQFSGGTCDPMVIHWPKGIKAKGEVRHQYHHATDVVPTILDVAGIEMPEEYRGIKQYPVNGVSMRYSFDGADAPTTKKRQYYAMLGTRGIWQDGWKASALHAPISGKGHFDQDKWELFHVDEDRSEAKNVADQNPEKLKELIDAWNEEAKNNYVLPLDDRAAVEMITIERPQFEPPRNRYVYYPDTAPVPEGVAANIRGRSYKIIADVDMTKEAQGVLFAHGSRFGGHALFIKDNKLHYVYNFLGIKPEQVFVSGPLPEGKHALGMEFIREGKGQFGESTGTAVLYVDGKEATRGPMRAQIGKFTLAGDGLCVGFDSGDNVSSLYQNPGRFTGGTIKGVAVDVSEESYVDLNLEAQAAFATD from the coding sequence ATGGAATCGACCTACGATGACATGACCGAAACCGATCCCGCCCCGCGCGGCAAACTGTCGAGACGCTCGATGCTGGGAGGCATCGCCGCCACCGGAGTCGGGGTCGCCGCCGCCGGCGCATTGGTCTCCGGCTGCGACGATTCGAACAAGACCGGCGGCGCCAGTGCGGATGCGGGCCCGCCGGACTACGGCACCGGCATCAATGAAGGCTTCAACGGCAAGATCGAACTGGACGTTCGCGATTCGCAGCCGGATTGGAAGCCCTTCGAGCTCAAGCACGCTCCCGAAGGGGCACCCAATGTTTTGGTGGTGCTGTTCGACGACACCGGTATGGCCTCGTGGTCGCCCTATGGCGGCCGGATCAACATGCCGACACTGCAACGACTGGCCGACAACGGGCTCACCTATTCGCAGTGGCACACCACAGCGCTGTGCTCGCCCACTCGATCCTGCATGCTGACCGGGCGCAATCACCACGTGAACCGGTTCGCCAGCATCACCGAAGGCTCCGATGGCTTCCCGGGCGCGGCAGCACGACTGCCCGCGCAATGCGCGACGGTGGGACAGGTCCTGCAAGATAACGGCTACAGCACCTTCTGGGTGGGCAAGGACCACAACGTCCCGGAAGAGGACGTCTCCAGCGGCGGTAGCAAATCGGAGTGGCCGCTACAGAAGGGCTTCGACCGCTTCTACGGCTTCCTCGGCGGCGAAACCAACCAGTGGTATCCCGACCTGTCCGAGGACAACCGGTTCATCGAGCAGCCGTACCCTCCTGAGCAGGGCTACCACCTGTCGAAAGACCTTGCCGATCAAGCTATCCGGATGCTGCGCGACCAGCGGTCCAGCAACCCGTCGAAGCCCTGGTACATGTGGTTCTGCCCGGGCGCGAACCACGCGCCGCACCACAGCCCGGAGGAGTATTCCGCAAAGTACAAGGGCAAGTTCGATGACGGCTACGAGGCCTACCGCGAATGGGTGCTCGCCCGGATGGTCGACAAGGGCATCTTGCCCGAGGGCACCCAGCTGACCCCCATCAACCCGATGCCCGAGGACGTGGCGTCCGAGGCCGACGCGGTGCGTCCGTGGGATTCACTGAGCCCGGACGAGAAGAAGTTGTTTTCGCGGATGGCGGAGGTGTTCGCCGGTTTCTCCGAATACACCGACGCCCAAGTCGGGCGGGTGGTCGACTACCTGGACCAGACCGGTCAGTTGGACAACACCGTCATCTTCTATTGCGCGGACAACGGCGCCTCCGGTGAGGGGTCACCGAACGGCTCGGTCAATGAGAACAAGTTCTTCAACGGCTACCCGGACGATCTCGCCGAGAACATGAAGATGCTGGACCGGCTCGGCACACCGGACACCTACAACCACTATCCGACCGGCTGGGCGGTCGCGTTCTCCACACCGTTCCAGATGTTCAAGCGTTACTCGCAGTTCTCCGGCGGCACCTGCGACCCGATGGTGATCCACTGGCCCAAGGGCATCAAGGCCAAGGGTGAGGTGCGCCACCAGTACCACCACGCCACCGACGTCGTCCCGACCATTCTCGACGTCGCGGGCATCGAGATGCCGGAGGAATATCGCGGCATCAAGCAATACCCGGTCAACGGCGTGTCGATGCGGTACTCCTTCGACGGTGCGGATGCCCCCACCACCAAGAAGCGTCAGTACTACGCGATGCTGGGCACCCGCGGTATCTGGCAGGACGGTTGGAAGGCGTCGGCCCTGCACGCGCCCATCAGTGGAAAAGGTCATTTCGATCAGGACAAGTGGGAGCTCTTCCACGTCGACGAGGATCGCTCCGAGGCCAAGAACGTCGCCGATCAGAATCCGGAGAAACTCAAGGAGCTGATCGATGCGTGGAACGAGGAGGCCAAGAACAACTACGTCCTGCCCCTCGATGACCGCGCCGCGGTCGAGATGATCACCATCGAGCGGCCACAGTTCGAGCCGCCGCGCAATCGCTATGTCTACTATCCGGACACCGCGCCGGTGCCCGAGGGCGTGGCGGCCAACATCCGCGGCCGGTCGTACAAGATCATCGCCGACGTGGACATGACCAAAGAGGCACAGGGCGTGCTGTTCGCCCACGGTTCGCGCTTCGGCGGGCACGCCCTGTTCATCAAGGACAACAAGCTGCACTACGTCTACAACTTCCTGGGCATCAAGCCGGAACAGGTGTTCGTCTCGGGCCCGTTGCCGGAGGGCAAGCACGCGCTCGGCATGGAGTTCATCCGCGAAGGCAAAGGCCAGTTCGGCGAATCCACTGGTACCGCAGTGCTTTACGTGGACGGCAAGGAAGCGACGAGAGGGCCGATGCGGGCCCAGATCGGCAAGTTCACGCTTGCCGGCGACGGGTTGTGCGTCGGGTTCGACAGCGGCGACAACGTGTCGTCGCTCTACCAGAACCCGGGCCGGTTCACCGGCGGCACCATCAAGGGCGTCGCGGTCGATGTGAGCGAGGAAAGCTACGTCGACCTCAACTTGGAGGCCCAGGCGGCGTTCGCGACCGACTGA
- a CDS encoding MarR family winged helix-turn-helix transcriptional regulator, which produces MGRAQQHEMTRTPVDELSAFEVATRDLVGLALRSVDQLEISLPQFRLLLVLQERGKLTSTECAQALGVVGSTVTRLADRLDASGHLSRGSDPANRSVVTLALTERGRKLVRQVTTRRRRELGRVLDRLDPDERAACASALRSFHELLVDDDHDDLNRPIPL; this is translated from the coding sequence ATGGGCCGCGCGCAGCAGCACGAGATGACCCGAACTCCCGTCGATGAACTGTCGGCGTTCGAAGTGGCGACCCGGGATCTGGTGGGACTGGCGCTGCGTAGCGTCGACCAACTGGAGATCTCGCTGCCACAGTTCCGGCTCTTGCTGGTGTTGCAGGAGCGCGGCAAGTTGACGTCGACGGAATGCGCTCAGGCGCTCGGAGTGGTGGGCTCGACGGTGACGCGCCTGGCCGACCGGCTGGACGCCTCCGGCCATCTGAGCCGAGGCTCAGACCCGGCCAACCGCAGCGTCGTCACGCTGGCCCTGACCGAGCGCGGTCGCAAACTGGTCCGGCAAGTGACCACCCGGCGGCGCCGGGAGCTCGGACGGGTACTCGACCGGCTCGACCCGGACGAGCGGGCCGCCTGCGCGTCGGCTTTGCGGAGTTTCCACGAGCTACTCGTCGACGACGATCACGACGACCTGAACCGGCCGATTCCGCTCTAG
- a CDS encoding TetR/AcrR family transcriptional regulator gives MAPQSAAGTRLNKRGLETRARLLDVAIQCLADSGGEPVSANRIAKDAGVTWGTVQHQFGDLDGLWVAVISEIHSRSWVSDHVAPPSRGDTIRERVATVIDSVWTYLDTTEGRALTALRTSLPARRSDIAVEYPRTAAAFAARELDWIQGFDYLMDGLDLDPDKLYRVRCLLPAAIRGLSNEREIGFTSDLDIARTALTDAVVALLSQPGE, from the coding sequence GTGGCCCCGCAGTCGGCCGCGGGTACCCGACTGAACAAGCGCGGCCTGGAGACCCGCGCGCGCCTGCTCGACGTCGCCATCCAGTGTCTGGCCGACAGCGGTGGCGAGCCGGTGTCGGCGAATCGCATCGCCAAAGACGCGGGCGTCACCTGGGGCACGGTGCAGCACCAGTTCGGTGACCTGGATGGGCTGTGGGTGGCGGTGATCTCCGAGATCCATTCCCGCAGTTGGGTATCCGATCACGTTGCCCCGCCGTCGCGGGGCGACACCATACGGGAGCGGGTGGCCACGGTGATCGACTCCGTCTGGACCTACCTGGACACCACCGAGGGGCGGGCATTGACCGCGCTGCGCACCTCGTTACCGGCGCGCCGCTCCGATATCGCCGTCGAATACCCGCGGACGGCAGCCGCTTTCGCGGCCCGCGAACTCGATTGGATTCAAGGCTTCGACTACCTGATGGACGGGCTCGACCTGGACCCGGACAAGCTCTACCGGGTTCGCTGCCTGCTCCCGGCCGCCATCCGGGGCCTGAGCAACGAGCGCGAGATCGGCTTCACCTCGGATCTCGACATCGCCCGAACGGCACTGACCGACGCGGTGGTGGCACTGCTTTCGCAGCCGGGCGAGTGA
- a CDS encoding TIGR03857 family LLM class F420-dependent oxidoreductase — MTTPVTTSSNPEDQLRELGYYAVTRHPADVRVVLPEARAAEALGLGSCHIGERFTVKDPAVLSGALAGCSTKLGIAPSTNHHTRHPTVTATIGSTMHALTEGRFAMAFGRGMAAYWQAMNLPVVTEARLRDFFGILRRLWAGEMIVNHDGPAGKFPFLRHANGLGEGPPIGLVAVGPKTMELAGEIADFVVLHTFFSDAATEVSVAAVRRGAERAGRDPDSVRIWACLATVPDALPEEDQLRRGVGRLATYLQAYADVLVSANGWDPAVWERIKQTDLFSDAAAAGPIDASASFETLQQIAELIPAEWLDSVAKGSPQDCAKTIARQYDLGTHSVIMHGASPQELEPVVRAYRANRPTLRRAVAANPGKFA, encoded by the coding sequence TTGACGACGCCGGTCACCACATCGTCGAACCCCGAAGACCAGCTCCGCGAGCTCGGCTACTACGCGGTGACCCGGCACCCCGCGGATGTCCGGGTGGTCCTGCCCGAGGCGCGTGCCGCCGAGGCGCTGGGACTGGGTTCCTGCCACATCGGTGAGCGGTTCACGGTGAAGGACCCGGCGGTGCTCTCGGGCGCGCTGGCCGGCTGCAGCACCAAGCTGGGGATCGCGCCGTCGACCAACCACCACACCCGCCACCCCACCGTCACCGCGACGATCGGGTCCACGATGCACGCGCTGACGGAAGGCCGGTTCGCGATGGCGTTCGGTCGCGGGATGGCGGCGTACTGGCAGGCGATGAACCTCCCGGTGGTGACCGAGGCCCGGCTGCGCGACTTCTTCGGCATCCTGCGCCGCCTGTGGGCCGGCGAGATGATCGTGAACCACGATGGCCCGGCCGGGAAGTTCCCGTTCCTGCGCCACGCGAACGGCCTGGGTGAGGGACCGCCGATCGGCCTGGTCGCGGTCGGCCCGAAGACGATGGAGCTCGCCGGCGAGATCGCCGATTTCGTTGTGCTGCATACCTTTTTCTCCGATGCCGCGACGGAGGTATCGGTCGCGGCGGTCCGCCGCGGGGCCGAGCGCGCGGGCCGCGATCCGGACAGCGTCCGCATCTGGGCCTGCCTGGCGACGGTTCCCGACGCATTGCCAGAGGAGGATCAGCTGCGTCGCGGCGTCGGCCGGCTGGCGACGTATCTGCAGGCATACGCGGACGTGCTGGTCTCGGCCAACGGCTGGGATCCCGCGGTGTGGGAGCGGATCAAGCAGACCGACCTGTTCAGCGACGCGGCCGCAGCGGGACCGATCGACGCCAGCGCCTCATTCGAGACGCTGCAGCAGATCGCCGAGTTGATCCCGGCCGAATGGCTGGACTCGGTGGCCAAGGGATCGCCGCAGGACTGCGCGAAGACCATCGCCCGGCAGTACGACCTGGGCACACACTCGGTGATCATGCATGGGGCCAGCCCGCAGGAACTCGAACCCGTCGTGCGGGCGTACCGGGCCAATCGCCCGACGCTGCGACGAGCCGTCGCAGCCAACCCCGGGAAGTTCGCCTGA